CGGCACCATTTGCCCCGATTAAACCATAACAATTCCCAGGTGTGAATTTAATATTAACATCTTCAAATAATTTACGATCACCATATCGAAGACCAACATTGCTAACTGTTATCATTTATATTTTTTCCTCCAAAATACAATATCCATAAAATTATACCATCATTAACAGGGAAGAGCGAATTTTTCTTAGAAAAACTTACTCAATCTCCGCGTTTTCCTTATGTAAGATTTGAGATTTTTTATAAAAAAAGGAGGAATTGTTTAATCTTAAGCGAATATGATTTGTAAGCGTTAAAATGACTAAAACGAGTTTTAGGTGCTTGGATTGGGGAATACGTAAAATATCAATAAAATTTTATTAAATGTTCATATTTTTTTCATATATTTTCTGTACACTACATATAACAGGACATAAAGGAGTAGATATAAATGGCTAGAAAACAGCTTGTTGATTTAGTAAATAAGATGAAAAAATCAGGGATCAAAATAAGCTTCACTAAACCTAGATCACATTTAATCGTTCCCATCCGCCAACCTAATAAATTGACTTCCTCTACAACACATTAAATTACACTGCTAAAAACATGTTCCGTTGTACATTATATGCTGTTTCCATCGTATGAATAGGAAAAAAGGCAATAAATGCTACAATTTTGTGAAACATGTTTTTTCTTTGTCATTCTCTCAAAAAAATAAGATATAATGTCATTGATTGTTCAATAGTGAGCAAACTGTTGATTGAGAGAGGGTGAACACAAAATGGAACAGGAACCAATTAAGAAGGCGGTTGCCTATGCTTTAAAAAAGAAAGAGCTGATTGATTGCTCCTTTCTCCGGTATTTTACAAAAGCAATTTTAGCAGGTATGTATATTGGCTTTGCCCTTGTGATTTGTTATAAGCTGGCACAGCCTTTTTATGATGTACATTCGCCCGGAACTTATATGATGACAGCTATGTTTTTCGGCCTGGCACTAGTGCTTATCATGTTTGGGGGTGGGGAGCTTTTTACCGGAAATACAATGGCCTTTACAATGAGCACAATTGCCGGCAGAACAACCTGGAGTGATACGTTTTATAACTGGGTTACCGTATATTTAGGCAATTTTGCCGGCGCTGTACTTTTTGCGGTTCTTATTTACTATTCCGGGTTGTTTCATTTGGAGGAAAAAACAACTTGGCTGATGGAGGTCGCAAACAGCAAAATGAGCGCAACAACATTAGAGCTGTTTATACGGGCTATACTGTGTAACTGGCTTGTTTGTTTGGCAATTTGGATTCCAATGAATATGAAAGAAGATGTGGGAAAAGTATTAGCTACCATGCTTATTGTTTTCGGCT
This DNA window, taken from Niallia sp. Man26, encodes the following:
- a CDS encoding formate/nitrite transporter family protein, yielding MEQEPIKKAVAYALKKKELIDCSFLRYFTKAILAGMYIGFALVICYKLAQPFYDVHSPGTYMMTAMFFGLALVLIMFGGGELFTGNTMAFTMSTIAGRTTWSDTFYNWVTVYLGNFAGAVLFAVLIYYSGLFHLEEKTTWLMEVANSKMSATTLELFIRAILCNWLVCLAIWIPMNMKEDVGKVLATMLIVFGFMVSGYEHSIANMGLFSIALIVPHPEFITIGNALHNLIPVTIGNIIGGGLFVGAVNMYILSGKKGKLKDVNVTSSQKKIAK